A genomic segment from Malaclemys terrapin pileata isolate rMalTer1 chromosome 1, rMalTer1.hap1, whole genome shotgun sequence encodes:
- the SMIM45 gene encoding protein SMIM45 translates to MPHFLDWFVPVYLMISILILVGFGACIYYFEPGLQEAHKWRTQRPIMERDLRKTLMIRDNLAFGVPEV, encoded by the coding sequence ATGCCCCACTTCTTGGATTGGTTCGTGCCAGTGTATCTGATGATCTCCATTCTCATCTTGGTGGGCTTCGGAGCTTGCATATACTACTTTGAGCCGGGCCTACAGGAGGCCCACAAGTGGCGGACGCAAAGGCCGATCATGGAACGAGATCTTCGGAAAACACTGATGATACGGGATAACCTTGCCTTTGGGGTGCCTGAGGTCTAG